TTATTATCGCCTGATACGGTACTTGTAATTGCTACGTTGATGATTCTCTACATGGTTGCTCGACATACAGTAGAGCATATGTGGAAAAGTTTGGGAGGTGTAAAGCTATGAAAAAGATATTATCCAGCACCATACAGATATTTAAGCAAATCAAAAGTGACCCTATGATGTTTGCGGCTTGCTTCTCCCCTTTTATTATGGGAACTTTAATTAAGTTTGGTATTCCATTTCTTGAAAGAATAACGAAGTTTTCTTTGCAAGCATATTATCCGATTTTTGATTTATTGCTTTCTATCATGGCGCCTGTATTGCTTTGCTTTGCATTTGCAATGATTACATTAGAGGAAATCGACGATAAAGTGTCACGGTACTTTTCGATTACCCCTCTTGGTAAGTCGGGGTATCTCTTTACAAGGTTGGGAGTACCCTCAATTATTTCGGCGGTCATTGCTTTTATTGTACTGTTGTTTTTTTCATTAGAAAAGTTGTCCGTTGGAATGACAGTATGCTTGGCGCTTCTCGGCTCAGTACAGGCAATTATTGTTTCGCTTATGATTATCACATTATCAGGCAATAAATTAGAGGGTATGGCAGTTACAAAACTAGCTGCACTTACATTGCTCGGAATACCTGCCCCTTTCTTTATTGATAGTTACTACCAGTTCGCGGTTGGCTTTCTTCCATCATTTTGGGTAGCGAAAGCCATGCAGAGTGAAGCGTTTCTTTATTTCTCTATAGGATTTGTGGTAGCTTTAGTCTGGTACTACTTCCTTACAAAACGCCTGTTTCGGAAGCTGGCAGGATAAGGAGGCATATTATGGAAAAAGGTAGACTTCTGCAAAACGAAAATATAAATAAGGCTATTCAGGTTTCCAAAATCACACTAATCATCAACCTGGGTTTATCGCTACTTAAATTTGCTGCCGGATATATAGGAAAGTCAAGTGCCATGCTGTCGGACGCTGTACATTCGGCTTCTGATGTATTAAGCACAATCGTTGTGATGGTTGGAATTAAAATATCAGAAAAACAGCCTGATAAAGAACATCCTTATGGGCATGAACGTATGGAATGTGTGGCTTCCATTATTCTCTCTGTTGCCTTGGCTATAACGGGTGTTGGAATAGGATATTCAGGGATCAAGAAAATCTTTTCAGGACAGTACAATACGCTTTCTATTCCTAGTGGAATCGCACTTACGGCGGCAGTCTTATCCATTGTTATAAAAGAGTGGATGTACTGGTTTACAAGAAATGCTGCAAAGCATACAAATTCTGATGCGCTTATGGCTGACGCATGGCACCACCGCTCTGATGCACTCTCGTCGGTTGGTTCCTTAATTGGCATTTTAGGAGCGCGTTTAGGCTTTGCTATTCTCGATTCTATTGCAAGCGTTGTGATTTGCGGTTGTATCTTAAAAGCTGCTTTGGACATTTTCAAAGAAAGCATTAACAAAATGGTAGACCATAGTTGTGACAATGTTACTGAAACAAAGATTAGGGAAGTTGTGCTTAAGCAGCAAGGGGTTGATGGCATTGATGAATTAAAAACTCGTATGTTTGGAGCAAAAATGTATGTAGATATTGAAATATTAGCTGATGGTAATTTAGCTCTTTATGATGCTCATGGAATTGCTGAGGCAGTCCATCAAACGATTGAAAACAACTTTCCACAATGTAAACATTGTATGGTACATGTTAATGCGAATGAACTTCTCTATTCTACATAGGACAGGGAAGATGATTTAAGACTATTGAAAGGGAAAGGAGGGAAGTAGGTTATGGAACAATACTGGTGGATTATCATTGTCGTGGTTTTAATTGTCGTTGGTTTACTTAAACTTGTAATTATGAAGAAATATAACCAAAAGAGAAATTCTAACAATCGTTCAAAAGATAGCGAGGACGACAAGATGTATTAAGGTTTATTGAAATTTGTTATGTTGTAGAATGATGTTTTAGATCCTAGAAAGTGCTTTAAGGGGGGTTAACTTTATGGAAATCTTTAAGTACCATTCTATACAATCAAATACAATTTAATAAATCTTTACAAAAAATCGAATGCAATACAGCTTTAAAGGCTCGTACAAATCATATGTTTTGTGTGGGCTTTTTTAATTTAAGAGGTTGTAGATTGTCCTGCCGAATCGTGTAATGAAAATAAGGAGGCGAATGGACATGAAGAAAAAAAAGATTATTTGCATCATGCTGATTTTAATATTTACTAGCGGCATTGTGATAGGCGCCATTCAGTTATATAAGCAGTACCATGAGTATTCTGAAGGCGAGGACTCCTATACTGATTTGGAGGACTATGTGAAGCTGCCGGAGGAACCGGAGGCTCCTTCCGCATCCCCAGTGGATGATGAAACTGAGTCTGGGGGACGGGAGTGGCCGGCTGTAGATTTTGCTTCCCTGCAGGAAATCAATCCGGATATTGTAGGATGGATTTATATTGAAGGGACAGAAATCAATTATCCGGTTGTGCAAGGTAACGATAACCAGTATTACCTGAAGCATTTGTTCAGCGGTGAGTGGAACGGATCTGGCTGCATCTTTCTGGACAGCAGAAACAGAGTGGATTTCTCAGACCGGCACAGCATCATTTATGGACATCATATGAAAAATGGCAGCATGTTTTCCGGGCTTACGGAATATAAGAAGCAGGAGTTTTATGATTCACATTCTGTGGCTTTGCTGCTGACACCGGATAAAAATTATGAGATAGAAATTTTCGCCGGATATGTGGCCAGTGTCCAGGATAAAGCCTGGGAATTGGCTTTCCCCTCAGACCCGGATTTTACAGGGTGGCTGGATAAGGCAAAAGAACGCTCGTGCTTCACCAGCGGAATTACTCCGGCAGTCACAGACCGGATGCTGACGTTATCTACCTGCAGCTACGAGTTTAACAATGCCAGGTTTGTATTGCTTGGCATATTAAAGCCGGAAGAGTAACGGATTCAGAAGAAAATAGAATAATGGATTGAATTGGGGGGATGCTATTACGAAAAAAGGTGCGTTTCCCCGATAATTCGTAATGAAAACTCTCTGCTCCTATATCAAGTGCAGATTACGTTTCATTTCCATAGTGATCTAACCTTACGATTTTT
The Ruminococcus gauvreauii genome window above contains:
- a CDS encoding cation diffusion facilitator family transporter, which gives rise to MEKGRLLQNENINKAIQVSKITLIINLGLSLLKFAAGYIGKSSAMLSDAVHSASDVLSTIVVMVGIKISEKQPDKEHPYGHERMECVASIILSVALAITGVGIGYSGIKKIFSGQYNTLSIPSGIALTAAVLSIVIKEWMYWFTRNAAKHTNSDALMADAWHHRSDALSSVGSLIGILGARLGFAILDSIASVVICGCILKAALDIFKESINKMVDHSCDNVTETKIREVVLKQQGVDGIDELKTRMFGAKMYVDIEILADGNLALYDAHGIAEAVHQTIENNFPQCKHCMVHVNANELLYST
- the srtB gene encoding class B sortase; this encodes MKKKKIICIMLILIFTSGIVIGAIQLYKQYHEYSEGEDSYTDLEDYVKLPEEPEAPSASPVDDETESGGREWPAVDFASLQEINPDIVGWIYIEGTEINYPVVQGNDNQYYLKHLFSGEWNGSGCIFLDSRNRVDFSDRHSIIYGHHMKNGSMFSGLTEYKKQEFYDSHSVALLLTPDKNYEIEIFAGYVASVQDKAWELAFPSDPDFTGWLDKAKERSCFTSGITPAVTDRMLTLSTCSYEFNNARFVLLGILKPEE